The following DNA comes from Pedobacter cryoconitis.
CCAGGCAAAAAACATACTATTGATGTACAATATGATTTCTGGAACAGTGATAAAGACTGGAACCTGGGGACGAAGAAATTGTTGCCGGTCATAGAAAATTTACCTATCATCCGAACCAGTTCTATTGGAACAAGTAAAGACTTGATGGCGCAAACAGATTTTACTCAGCCGCTGGATAGCAATACTATACTTGAATTTGGGTTGAAGGCAGAAAATCGCAGCGTGACCAGTGAATTTAAGGCCGAACAGCAGCTGGGAGAGGAGTGGAATATAATTGATAATATCAATAATCAACTTAACTATAATGAATTGATAGGAGGCGCTTATACCCAGTTAGGCAGTAAAATCGGCAAGCTGGCCTACCAGTTGGGTTTAAGAACAGAACTGACCAGAGTCAGGGTTGAAGACAGGGCCGGAACTTATAACAATAATAAAAATTATGTTCGTTTATTTCCAACGCTTAGCCTGACTTATCAGTTAGCTAAAGGCGGTGCTATACAGGGAAGTTATAGTAAGCGGATTAACCGGCCTTCACTAAATCTTTTATATCCTTTTAATGAACTTACAGATTTTAATGCCAGGTTTATTGGTAATCCGGAATTGAATCCTTCTTATGCGAATGTTTTTGAGGTGGGCTTCTTGCAGCGCTGGAATACTTTTACACTGAACCCATCAGTATATTATCAGAATAATAAAGGAACTATTCAAAATTATACTTTCAGGAATCTGGACGGTGTTTTTATTACCACGCCTGTAAATATTGATGGGGAAACACGGCAGGGAGCAGAACTGTCTGTTTTATACAATCCATTGCAATGGTTGCAGTTGAATACTGAATTCAATGCTTACCGTTTTAAGCAAAGCGGATGGTATGAAACGCATAATTTCAATTATTCTGGTGATGTATTTACCAGCCGTTTAAGTACACAGGTGAAATTTAAAAATAAATTAAGCTTCCAGTGCCGCTATAATTTTACTGGTGCGCAAAGTAATGCGCAGAGCTACTCAGCAGCAATGCATTATATTGATCTTGGCGCAAGTAAAAATCTGCTGAAAGATAAAGCGACCTTATTACTTGATATTACCAATGTATTCAACCTTCATCGATATCAGACAACCACAACCGGAAACGATTATGTAATGGCACAAACCAGTATTCCAAATGCGGCGCGTTATCGTTTAACCTTTGTATATCGTCTTAATCTCAAAGATAACCAGGCAATCAGACAGGCTAAAAGCGGGAATAGAAATTAGAAATGCAATCTTGAACTTAATTTTCAGGATATAGCTGGTAACACATAAAAATCGTTTTCTTTGAAAAAGGATCAGGAATATAATTTACGGCTTCCTTATTCTTAATAAAATGAATAACTTGTATTCTTTATGGCCAACTATAATGCCTTTACTGACAGTGAATTGATTCTTTTGTTAAACGAGGATAATGATGCTGCGTTTAGGGAGATTTATCTCCGGTACGATAAACTTTTATACTTATACGCCTATAAGAAGTTAAGAAACAAAGAAGAGGCTAAAGATGTTGTTCAGGACGTGTTCACCTGGTTGTTAAATAACCGTAAGGAGATCCATTTAAAAGTCTGTCTGTCTGCCTACCTCTATAAAGCAGTGCTTCATAAAATATTCGATATTTTCAAACATAAGGGTATAATTAAAAAATATGCCGAAAGCGGGGAGCATTATATCGAACTCGATTCTGTGGAAACTGATTATTTGATCCGGGAAAAGGATATTACTGCTTTAATAACGCAGGAAATTGCCGCAATGCCGCCCAAAATGAGAGAAATTTATCTTTTAAAAAGAAAAAGCTATTTAAGTACCAAAGAAATTGCCCTGCAATTGGGTGTCTCCGAACATACCGTGTCGACACAACTCAAAAGAGCTATGAAACATCTCCGGATAAAACTCGGACTGGTGGCTTATCTTTTGTGGATTTTGAAAATGTAAATTATTTATCTGTTTATCAGTTTGTTGTGTTTTTATTTTTAATGCTTGTACCTAATCCGTCTTGCTAAATCGTCTTTAATCTTGTTGAGCAATAACAGGAAAGAATTCAAATGAAGAAGGACGTAAAAGAAGTATTGGATAAGATAAGTTCGGGCAATTATAATCCGGAGGAAGAAACCATTGCCAAACTTTGGTTACACCAACTTCACCAGAATGATGAGGCGGGGCTTTCCGAACAAGAAATTCAGGAGGTAAGTGACCAGATGTGGTTGTCGCTGGAGCCGAATAAAAAGCAACCCCAGCTTAATAAATATCGGAAATTAGTAGTTTATATGGCCGCAGCTGCATCTTTAGCTTTGATCATTGGTGTTGGTCTGTATTTTAATCAGCCGCCACCCTTATCCAAATCAATTCAGGCTAAAGCCTTTGCAAATGATATCCCTGCCGGAAGTAATAAGGCCTATCTGACATTGGCCAATGGGAAGAAACTCGCTTTGACAAATTCAGCTAATGGCACACTTGCAGAAGAAGCAGGAATAAAGATTACTAAAACCGCAGATGGACAACTGGTTTACACCATTGCAGATCAGGGGGAAAAAGGCATTGCGGGATATAACAGCATTGAAACGCCTCGTGGCGGACAGTATCAGCTGAATTTGCCTGATGGCACCAAAATCTGGATTAACTCAGCTTCTTCTTTAAAATATCCAGCCTCTTTCGCCTCTTTAAAAGAACGCAGGGTTGAATTAAGCGGAGAGGCTTATTTTGAAGTTGCCAAAGACAAAACACATCCTTTTATTGTGAAAAGCGGGAGACAGGAGATCCAGGTTTTGGGAACTCACTTTGATGTGAATGCTTATCCCGATGAACAGCTGATTAAAACCACATTGTTAGAAGGCTCTGTAAAGTTAAACAAGCAAGTCGTTTTAAAACCTGGTGAACAATCTTCGCTGACGGGTGAAAAGTTCACTGTGAAAGCGGTAAATGTTAATGATGCCGTGGACTGGAAAAACGGGGAATTTGTATTTACAAATGAATCCTTAACCAGTATTCTGAAGAAAGTTTCGCGCTGGTATGATGTAGAGATCAAATATGTGCGAACTCCGGCAAACATGCCCACATTTACAGGCTCTGTTTCCCGATCTGAAAATATATCTGGTGTTTTAAAAATGCTCGAAGAAACCAGTAACGTGCGCTTCTCTATCGAAGGAAAGCAAGTGAGTGTAATCACTAAATAAATAAATTAAAAGAGGATCTGACCAATCCGGTAAAAACCAACCTATCAACTCTAAAACCAAAACAAAATGAAAAGAATCAAGGGAAAAGCAAGTTAATACTTCTGGTTTTTAAGAGAAAAGCCATGAAAG
Coding sequences within:
- a CDS encoding FecR family protein, whose amino-acid sequence is MKKDVKEVLDKISSGNYNPEEETIAKLWLHQLHQNDEAGLSEQEIQEVSDQMWLSLEPNKKQPQLNKYRKLVVYMAAAASLALIIGVGLYFNQPPPLSKSIQAKAFANDIPAGSNKAYLTLANGKKLALTNSANGTLAEEAGIKITKTADGQLVYTIADQGEKGIAGYNSIETPRGGQYQLNLPDGTKIWINSASSLKYPASFASLKERRVELSGEAYFEVAKDKTHPFIVKSGRQEIQVLGTHFDVNAYPDEQLIKTTLLEGSVKLNKQVVLKPGEQSSLTGEKFTVKAVNVNDAVDWKNGEFVFTNESLTSILKKVSRWYDVEIKYVRTPANMPTFTGSVSRSENISGVLKMLEETSNVRFSIEGKQVSVITK
- a CDS encoding outer membrane beta-barrel family protein translates to MKRLLIIFIAVFYCTSILAQQSNSSDPKKKTVYGIVKEQQSEIPVVYATVSVKDESRKLIAAGITDEKGAFKLNDIPSGKLTIEFTLIGYQTITKPLLITTAVNHINAGTIFLNADSKLLKEIAVTSDQPAITLKLDKKVFETGKDILSQTGSAIELLNGVPAVSVGPSGTVSLRGSSNVLVLINGRRSGLTQGNALEQIPADQVERVEVITNPSSRYDAAGSSGIINIILKKNKKGGLNGQLRLVGGIPNETRITPSLNYKSDKLNVFSTFGIRLSDYVGLYTTNQSVSNNGVTTLLNQRQDENRHDDAKLLYIGADYQLNDQQTVTVAYLKNSTHDHDKTALNYKYMNTGNGADSSLLRNGESWERRSYNQLEFNYTHKFKRPGKKHTIDVQYDFWNSDKDWNLGTKKLLPVIENLPIIRTSSIGTSKDLMAQTDFTQPLDSNTILEFGLKAENRSVTSEFKAEQQLGEEWNIIDNINNQLNYNELIGGAYTQLGSKIGKLAYQLGLRTELTRVRVEDRAGTYNNNKNYVRLFPTLSLTYQLAKGGAIQGSYSKRINRPSLNLLYPFNELTDFNARFIGNPELNPSYANVFEVGFLQRWNTFTLNPSVYYQNNKGTIQNYTFRNLDGVFITTPVNIDGETRQGAELSVLYNPLQWLQLNTEFNAYRFKQSGWYETHNFNYSGDVFTSRLSTQVKFKNKLSFQCRYNFTGAQSNAQSYSAAMHYIDLGASKNLLKDKATLLLDITNVFNLHRYQTTTTGNDYVMAQTSIPNAARYRLTFVYRLNLKDNQAIRQAKSGNRN
- a CDS encoding RNA polymerase sigma-70 factor → MANYNAFTDSELILLLNEDNDAAFREIYLRYDKLLYLYAYKKLRNKEEAKDVVQDVFTWLLNNRKEIHLKVCLSAYLYKAVLHKIFDIFKHKGIIKKYAESGEHYIELDSVETDYLIREKDITALITQEIAAMPPKMREIYLLKRKSYLSTKEIALQLGVSEHTVSTQLKRAMKHLRIKLGLVAYLLWILKM